The Aneurinibacillus uraniidurans genome segment GCCCATGCCTGCCTTTTCGCATGCTTGTACGTGCTTCGTCTCCACATTCACCCGCGCCAGGCGCGCGAGCACCTCATCCCCAAGACCTGTCCGATCTACCGACGACACAAGTCCAGTCGGCACTTCCAGGTTTGCCAGATTCTCCGCAACATTACGCCCTACACCACCGTGTACGAACTGAATGCTGCCAAGATTCCGACCATCTGGCTGGTATGCTTGTGCTGCAAAGCCTTTACAATCAATAAAAATAGTCCCGATTACCGAAACAAATGGTTTCATTTCCATTATCCCCTTTATCCGCTGCTGATTTCATTCGTCGACCTTAACTATATTAAGATTTCGTTAAGATTTCAAGCGGAAGATGAGAACCGGAAAACCAGAGAAGTACAGTGGCTACTCCGAAAACAATCACAATCAGATGCTCACGAGCCCGATCTTTTTTCGTACGAATTAACGGCAGACGCACAGTAGGCGGAAACGGATGCAAATACCGCACACCTGAAACCGTTAGCGTATCCGCCAACAAGTGCGAAGCATACCCGATAATCCCTGCCATAAACAGCCCTCCTATCCGAAGTGACGCTTCTGCTTCGTACCAGATCGCCCCCCAGACAGCAAGTGCCCATAACGTGTGAGAATATGTACGATGTGGAAAATGCGGAATGACGGCAATAAATAAGCCAAGCCAGATAAGCCAGCGCTCACTCCCCTGTATTCCCTGTGTCAGCCCAGGCAATGTAAACACATGCTCGCCAAGACGCCAATACAAGCTACCTGCAGCAAGCAGCACACCCATTAAGGATAGCATCCAGCGACGAGCCGATTGATCCTTTAACACAAACCCGACCCCGAGACAGAGCAAACCGACAATCGCAGTTCCAAACTGTTCATTGCGCGTACTGGGAAAGTAGCTAAGCAAAATGAGTATCACACCCACGTATCCAAACAGACGGCGGATCCATATAAGCGGACGCTCCGTAAGTCGCCGCATTAAAAGACCGTCCACATCAAGATCTGGAACAAGTGCTGATGCCGCAGCCAACGCCGTTATCCCTACTCCTTCTGGAAGTGGCGCCTGCACCCCTTGGGCAACGAGCAGGCCGCTCATAATCCCAAATGCAAGATGGCTTCGTCCCATCATACGCATCCCTCCCTTTTCTTCGCCATTATAACAGATTCACTCATGAGATACGGGGAAAATACACACACTAGTCATATCATTACGTTTCGGAAAGGAGACCGACTGCCATGAACATCCGTATCATCAGCCTGCTTGTACTGTCTTTCATTCTGTTCGTAGGGAACGGATCTGCTGCTTATGCCGGAAAGCGAACCCGTGCGTACTGGGAGGCAACCGGTGATATTATATGGGACGTGTCTACAACAAAAAAATACATCGCGCTTACATTTGATGATGGCCCACATCCCCTTTACACGAAACAAATTATGGCAGCTCTTGAAAAACACCATGCACACGCCACTTTTTTTGTCGTTGGACAACGGGTAGAACGCCATCCTGATCTCGTTCAGCAGATGAAAAAGCAAGGACATGAGATTGCCAATCACACATATAACCACCCGTCTCCGTCTAGAATCAAAGGGGCGGAACTAGAAAATGAAATCCGCCGTACGGATACGGTTATTGAACAAACAATCGGCCAAAAACCAATCTTATTCCGACCACCAGGTGGACAATATAGCGAGAAAGTTGTGAAAGCTG includes the following:
- a CDS encoding metal-dependent hydrolase; protein product: MMGRSHLAFGIMSGLLVAQGVQAPLPEGVGITALAAASALVPDLDVDGLLMRRLTERPLIWIRRLFGYVGVILILLSYFPSTRNEQFGTAIVGLLCLGVGFVLKDQSARRWMLSLMGVLLAAGSLYWRLGEHVFTLPGLTQGIQGSERWLIWLGLFIAVIPHFPHRTYSHTLWALAVWGAIWYEAEASLRIGGLFMAGIIGYASHLLADTLTVSGVRYLHPFPPTVRLPLIRTKKDRAREHLIVIVFGVATVLLWFSGSHLPLEILTKS
- a CDS encoding polysaccharide deacetylase family protein, which produces MNIRIISLLVLSFILFVGNGSAAYAGKRTRAYWEATGDIIWDVSTTKKYIALTFDDGPHPLYTKQIMAALEKHHAHATFFVVGQRVERHPDLVQQMKKQGHEIANHTYNHPSPSRIKGAELENEIRRTDTVIEQTIGQKPILFRPPGGQYSEKVVKAAKAAGGHRIIMWSWTQDTKDWANPRAAKIAEHVCRNARPGNIVLMHDFGRDRTQTVQAVETILDRLEKEGFQFVTVSQLLSERGK